In Rhododendron vialii isolate Sample 1 chromosome 9a, ASM3025357v1, the following are encoded in one genomic region:
- the LOC131300318 gene encoding caffeic acid 3-O-methyltransferase-like translates to MEPCYRDNRDEEEDEKQYSYAREVIRSSVLPLVLKAVIELEVLDIIAKEGPGAQLSASEIASRLPPSAAASGRNPDAPEMLDRMLRFLASHSILTCSAAISTSSDPTPTGPAGPVGETRVYGLAPVAKYFVPDQDGVSLAYLLFMSLDKVHVNSWYELKGAVLEGGIPFERVHGMHVYEYCGKDARFNEVFNKAIQCVSKLLIKKILHSYKGFEQLRSLVDVGGGLGVILSLITAKYPHIKAINFDLPHVIQQAPPYPGVEHVGGDMFESVPKGDAIFMKRVLHNWSDDQCLQILKNCHKALPEHGKVIVVETILPAIVDTSNAAISAFHIDLLMMSELGGKERTEQEYRTLAVGAGFSGIKLDCYARTFWVMEFYK, encoded by the exons atggAGCCATGTTATAGAGATAACAgagacgaagaagaagacgaaAAGCAGTATAGCTATGCAAGGGAAGTGATACGCTCCTCAGTGCTACCATTGGTGTTGAAGGCGGTGATAGAGTTAGAAGTTCTAGACATCATAGCCAAGGAGGGTCCTGGAGCCCAACTCTCTGCCTCGGAAATCGCATCGCGGTTGCCACCCTCTGCTGCTGCATCCGGTCGCAATCCGGATGCGCCGGAGATGCTGGACCGGATGCTGCGTTTCCTGGCCAGCCACTCGATTCTCACGTGCTCGGCAGCCATCTCCACCTCCTCCGACCCAACGCCGACTGGGCCAGCTGGCCCAGTCGGCGAGACAAGAGTGTATGGGCTGGCACCTGTGGCCAAATACTTCGTTCCCGACCAAGACGGAGTCTCGTTAGCGTACTTGCTGTTCATGTCCCTGGACAAAGTCCACGTTAACAGCTG GTACGAACTAAAAGGGGCAGTTTTGGAAGGAGGGATACCCTTCGAACGGGTACACGGGATGCATGTATATGAATACTGCGGGAAAGATGCGAGGTTCAATGAGGTATTCAACAAGGCCATACAATGTGTCTCCAAACTTCTCATCAAGAAAATCCTCCACTCCTACAAGGGCTTTGAGCAACTCCGAAGCCTTGTTGATGTTGGTGGCGGCCTTGGTGTCATCCTCAGCTTGATCACTGCCAAGTACCCACACATCAAGGCCATTAATTTTGACCTCCCACATGTTATTCAGCAAGCCCCGCCCTATCCTG GGGTGGAACATGTGGGAGGAGATATGTTTGAAAGTGTTCCGAAGGGCGATGCCATTTTCATGAAG cgGGTACTTCATAATTGGAGTGATGATCAATGTCTACAAATACTAAAGAATTGCCATAAAGCTCTACCAGAGCATGGAAAGGTAATTGTGGTGGAGACAATCCTTCCAGCGATCGTAGATACAAGCAATGCAGCAATATCCGCTTTTCACATTGATTTGCTGATGATGTCTGAACTCGGTGGGAAGGAGCGCACAGAACAGGAGTACCGGACCCTAGCAGTTGGAGCTGGATTTTCTGGCATCAAACTGGATTGCTATGCGCGTACCTTTTGGGTCATGGAATTTTACAAGTAG